The window AATTTGTTCGGGGTGCGTGCCATCGTCATTGATCATATGCAAGTGAAAAGAGGGGCGCCCCTGATGATCAGGCGGTGTCGACAAGTTAGAGGAATAGATGATGCGTTTCCCATCGTGAGCAAAGAAGGGAGCAAAATTCGAACGCCCGTTGTGCGTGACCTGTATCTTGTTGGAGCCATCAGCATTCATGATGAAGATTTCCAGGTTTGAGGGTTCCACAAGGTTTTGACTGAGCAGGTCACGGTAGGCTTTCACGTCCTCGTCAGTTTTCGGATGATGGGCTCGATAGACGATTCTTTTATTGTCGGGAGAAAAAAAGGCCCCGCCATCATATCCGACTTCGTGCGTCAGTCGCTTCAGATTCTTTCCATCGATATCCATGGTGTACACATCTAAATCTCCATCGCGTATGGAGGTGAAGACAATGGTTTTTCCATCCGGAGAAATGGTGGCTTCGGCATCGTACCCATGGGCGGAGGTCAACCGTTGGACGTCCCGGCCACCGATATTCATGGAGAAGATGTCGTAATCATCGAGTGCCCACCGGTAACGTTCGGTCTTTTCGGGGACGGGTGGACAAAATTGACTGTTGATATGTGTGGAGGAAAAAAGGACACGCCGACCTCCGGGGAAAAAATATCCGCACGTGGTGCCGCCCAGTCCCAGGCTGACCCGCCGGACATTTGTGCCATCGAGGTCCATGATATAGATTTGATAACAGGACCTGAGCGTCTTACCATCCGGTTCCAGAGTTGACTGGTATACCAACCGGTTACCCTCATCCGAAAAATAGGCTTCGGCATTTTTCCCCGAAAATGTGAGCTGCCGGATATTGGCCAAATGAGGTTCCGGTTGATCCTGATTCGCGGATGGTTCGGCAGCCAGGGCGGTATTGCACACTAGCAACAAGGGCAGCAGGGTTAACGGGAGAATGTGTCGTATCGAACATGTGGATCGAAGGATAGGAAAGGTCGGATGCATTCATGAACCTCACGGTGAATGGCGAATAATTTCTCGTGTAGAGTGTACGGGTTGAAACATTCCCCGGGCAATCACTTTTCCTTGCTTGAAGACCAGATAGCTATCCCACCCGTAGAAAAATAACAGCCGTGCAACGGGCTTGACGGCTTCCGGAGACCATCCGAAAAAGAATGTGACGGTATGGTTTGCATCCCGGGGATGGGCGCACGAAATCAGGAAGGCCATCTCCGGGCCCTCGAATTTCTGTTCCCCGATGGAGAGGTGTCCCGGATGCATGTCCATAAACCTTTCGCAACTAGGGAAGGAACCGGATTCCAACAGACGACGGGCAGAGGGTCCGATGATCAGATAGGAGGCCGATTCAGAAATGACCGGATCATCGGTTTGGATCGTTTCGATGCCGGGTTGTCCCTCAAGACGTTGAAACAGAGTTTCTAGGCTTTGAGCTTCCTCTTGTGTCAGGGTCTGAGGTCTGATGAGAATCCGACGGGTGTCGGTTTCCCACCTATTTAACATGGGTGGAATGTGTGCACGGAGGAGGTGGAGCAGAAGATCGTGCTCGGGATCAATGGCGAGTGTCGTCGGACTTGCCGGGAGATGCAGCGTGAACGGTTGTGTGTCCTGAGCCACGTTGAGGACGGCGTCATGCATGAGTCCTCCTTGGAGATCAAGGTGGAGGGGAAGGCGGATGGTGAACATCGGGTCCGCCTGTCGGATTGTTCCGGTCAGGGTGAACTGTCCCTGTACCGTGGGATCTTCCTGGACCAAGATGTCCTGGATGTCCAAATTTGGTGCGCCGGGTTGATCGATCCATTGATGGAAAAACCAACTGAGGTCTCTTTCAGCCGCCTTTGAAAAGATCCGGAGAAGATCGTTCCACTCCAGATAGGTGCCCGTCCCTTCCTGAATAATACTGCGAACCCCGTTAAAAAAAGCCACCTCTCCCATTTCTTGTCTGAGCATGTGAAATACCATGGCTGTTTTCTGGTAGCCAATGGCATTATCCAACCGGGATTCTTTGTGGTGAAATGCCCGTACGGGATATTCCTTGTCCGGCTCGGCATACAGATTATATTCGTAGACCATCCGCCGTCGGGTATTGAAGGCCTCCTGCCGATTCCCTTTAGCCTCGTCAAAATAGTAATTGGCGAGATAGGTGGTGAGCCCTTCTACCCAATTGCCTTGGGCAAAGTCATTGAAAACGGAATTTCCGAACCAGGAATGGACGATTTCATGACCGAGAGAATAGGGTTGGGTATATCCGCGCCGAATAACCCCCTCACCTAAGAGGGTGAATGAGGGGAGCCCAAGTCCGCTTGGAAAAAAGTTTTCCACGACGGCAAATTTTGTAAACGGGTATGGACCCAAAAGATCGGTATACATGTGAAGGTAGTCGATGGTCGCTTCTATATATTGGGGAGCCAGGTGTGCCTCTTCCGGGAAAAGATAGGTGGCAAGTTGAATGCCTTTCCATTCCTGCTTTTGCACCACAAAATGATTGGCTGCCAGCGTCAGCGCTTCACTCGGCAGGCTCACCTTCCACTGGGTGGTTCGGCGCCGGTCAGTCACGGTATTGGAGACTTCCCGGCCTTGGGTGATCGCTTCCCACTCTGAAGGGAGGCTGAGGGTGAGATCATATGTCGAGAGGGTCTGTTCCCATGTGGGATGCCAGAATGTTTCGTATGTTAAATACACGCCGTTGGGTCCAATATGTCCGTTGGTGTCATCCGGTTTGACAAAGCGAAGTCCACCTGAAGCTTTTGGAGAATCATCAATCTGCCCGTGATAGGTCAGGTTGAGGACAGCCGGTTGGTCCGGGCCGTCAAGGGGAGGTAAGGGAATTTCAATAACCCGGCGGGTTGATGGCGGCGGAGTCACGGCTTCTGAGGGATGGGGGATGGGAAGGAATGTGCCATTGAATTCGATCCGATCGATCGTGAGCTGAGGGTGCAGGATGAAGGAGACGGACGAGTTGGCACGATGAGATGGAGAAAGATGAAGGGTGTCCGATCCGGCAATGGCATGGGTGTCAGGATTCAGTTCAATATGTAATTCATGGTGAATAGGCATCAACGCCTTGGCTTGGAGAGGATTCGCCATCGCCAGGCACATCAATACCCCGAGGACAATCGGTGGGACACGTATGGCTTTCCGGAAGATTTGGTGAATAACACTCACAAGACGATTTCCTTGGTTAATTTCCGAACACCATGTTTGTCTCCGCTGGAATGCTGTGTGGAAGAAAGCTGGGAGGTGTCAGTCCTCTGGATTTTCTGCCGGGAGCAAGGCCTCGACAAATGCTGAAGCGTGAAAATCCTGAAGGTCCGCTTCCCCTTCCCCTACACCTATCAAACGAATGGGAAGATTGAGTTCGTCGACGATCGCCACGACCACTCCGCCTTTTGCGGTTCCATCCAGTTTGGTCAAGGCTAAGCCCGTGACGCCGAGTGACTCATGGAATTGTCGGGCCTGTGCAATAGCATTCTGCCCCAGCGTGCCATCCAGGACAAGGAGAGTTTCATGTGGGGCGTCAGGCATTTCCCGTGCAATAATTCGTTTGATCTTTTTCAACTCATCCATCAAATTAATTTTGGTGTGCAGACGACCGGCGGTATCAATGAGGACGACGTCCACATTTCGAGCTTTCGCCGCGACCATGCCATCAAACACCACGGCGGCAGGATCGGAGCCCTGCTTCTGCTTAATCACTTCGATACCCGTGCGCTTTCCCCAAATGTCCAATTGTTCAATCGCAGCAGCCCGGAAAGTGTCGCCGGCGACAAAGAGTGTGTGTAATCCTTGTTGCTTCAAGCGATGCCCGAGTTTGGCAATGGTCGTGGTTTTGCCGACACCGTTGATGCCGATGATCAAGATCACAAATGGACGAGGGCCGCGTCGAATAAGTTGTTCCAGCGGTTCGGTCTCGCCCTTTCGGAGAATGTCCGTCAGGAGAGTATGGAGGACCGCTGTTGGATCAGTCCCACTGAATAACCGTGTTTTATCTTTCAGCATCTCAAGAAACCGCTCGACCGTGTGTATGCCGACATCGGCTTCCAGGAGACTGGATTCGACATCTTCCAGGGCGACGGGATCCAGGTGCCCCCGCCCCAGGCGACGTAATGACTTTTGCACGGTCTGACGTGTTTTTGCTAACCCCTTCTGAAGACGTTCAACCCATTTCATAGCTGATGTTCCCGACGATTACGGCAAATAAGTGATGCATGGTTTTTTGTTATGCAAGAAGACGGAGTGCCGGCGAAGAAAGGCGACCGAAGATCGTGCGTTCTTTTCGCTTCATCCGTTTGGCTTCCCGATCGGTTGTTTCATGGTCATACCCCAGCAAATGAAGGGTACCATGAATGAGTAAACGCAGGATTTCTTTATCGGCGGTATTGCCAAAGCGTGGAGCTTGAGCCAGTGCCACGGGAATACAAATCACGACATCTCCCACGAATGCCAGTGGCGACTGTAAGCCATCCTGCATGGGGAAGGCTAGCACATCGGTCGCATAGTCCCGCTGCCGGTAGGTCCGGTTGAGTGTCCGCATGCGGGTCTTGCCGACAAAGGTGAGACTCAGATTAGCTGAAGGATACCCTGCCTGTTGTAACACGGCTTGGGTCAGGCGGCACACAGTTCGGGGACGAACGGATACTCGTCGGAGGTGAGAACGGAGCCACACAGCCATCGGGTGTTACGGCGTGGGCCTCTGGCCATTGGTGTCTGATTTCGAATGAATTCCAGGAGATACGGTCGAATGCCCGGATGATATGTTGTGCGGGCTGTTGCTGGGCAGTTGGTGTTCAAACCGATCGT of the Nitrospiraceae bacterium genome contains:
- a CDS encoding PD40 domain-containing protein, with translation MHPTFPILRSTCSIRHILPLTLLPLLLVCNTALAAEPSANQDQPEPHLANIRQLTFSGKNAEAYFSDEGNRLVYQSTLEPDGKTLRSCYQIYIMDLDGTNVRRVSLGLGGTTCGYFFPGGRRVLFSSTHINSQFCPPVPEKTERYRWALDDYDIFSMNIGGRDVQRLTSAHGYDAEATISPDGKTIVFTSIRDGDLDVYTMDIDGKNLKRLTHEVGYDGGAFFSPDNKRIVYRAHHPKTDEDVKAYRDLLSQNLVEPSNLEIFIMNADGSNKIQVTHNGRSNFAPFFAHDGKRIIYSSNLSTPPDHQGRPSFHLHMINDDGTHPEQITFKGHFNSFPMFSPDGKQVVWSSDRNAANPKEFNIFLADWVP
- the ftsY gene encoding signal recognition particle-docking protein FtsY is translated as MKWVERLQKGLAKTRQTVQKSLRRLGRGHLDPVALEDVESSLLEADVGIHTVERFLEMLKDKTRLFSGTDPTAVLHTLLTDILRKGETEPLEQLIRRGPRPFVILIIGINGVGKTTTIAKLGHRLKQQGLHTLFVAGDTFRAAAIEQLDIWGKRTGIEVIKQKQGSDPAAVVFDGMVAAKARNVDVVLIDTAGRLHTKINLMDELKKIKRIIAREMPDAPHETLLVLDGTLGQNAIAQARQFHESLGVTGLALTKLDGTAKGGVVVAIVDELNLPIRLIGVGEGEADLQDFHASAFVEALLPAENPED
- the ybeY gene encoding rRNA maturation RNase YbeY, which codes for MAVWLRSHLRRVSVRPRTVCRLTQAVLQQAGYPSANLSLTFVGKTRMRTLNRTYRQRDYATDVLAFPMQDGLQSPLAFVGDVVICIPVALAQAPRFGNTADKEILRLLIHGTLHLLGYDHETTDREAKRMKRKERTIFGRLSSPALRLLA